In Lemur catta isolate mLemCat1 chromosome 5, mLemCat1.pri, whole genome shotgun sequence, the genomic stretch GAGGTAAAATGTTAAGTGATAAGGCTGGGATTAAACAAGTGCCTGAACATGCTGGACTTTATACACCAAAGGAAGacactcatatttttattttgtctaggCAAACTACCAAGATTTTAAATACTTTGGCtattatgtgaaaataaattttatgcaactaaaagtagaatgaagcagggggaaaatggaaaattagaatAATCCTGATAAAATTAGTAGAGTTAGATTTAGgaggagaaagacaaaagaattTATTGATGGATTAGGTTGGATGGATGAGAAAAaaagtagctaacatttactgagtcctTTATGTTTCAGAAACTGTGCAAAGCTCTTTGCAATGGTTAACTCCATCCACTCAACATGTTTATCATCTGTAGCAACTATTCTCACCCTTTGACTGACTAGAACATGAACAAGATATGAGGCTGGATCAGACCCAAGGCGGTATGCCTCTAGAGATTGTATGACTGATTGACCACTGCCCTGTAGTGCTTAAGTTCTTGGATGGATGATCAAACATTGTAGAAAAGGATGAGATTTGGGAGAATAGgatgtaactatttttaaaataccttaagCATTCATTTACATTGGGCACGTCTCTGAATAGCTGTATATGTGAGTCTGGAATTCACAGGCAACATCTGGACTGTTCATACGAattgtaaaaattttgaaatagaaattttaatgttGCCAGCCTAGAATGGGATTGGAGATTATCCATGGAGACCAAAGCAGTGAGTTTATCCCATAAGCACCCCAAACTTCAGAGAAAAGAGAGCAAAAAATCCTAAATTGTGGTAAGTGAggctgggccaggtggctcacatctgtaatcctaacactccgcgaggctgaagctggaggatcacttcgagaccagcctgagcaagagcgagaccccgtctctactaaaaaaagttacaaagaaattagctgggcaattaaaaatatatatacaagaaatgagccaggcatggtggcacatgcctgtagtcccagctacttgggaggctgaggcagaattgcttgagcccaggagtttaaggttgctgtgaggtgggctgatgccacggcactctggccagggcaaaagagcgaaactgtctcaaaaagaaaaaaaaaaaaaaagactgaaaaaataaaatcacaagaaACATACGCACTCAGGTAACTGAATACACACACAAGAAACAATTGTTACAAAATGGCTACTAACTCCTTCAAATGAATGGATAGGTGGCCCTGAAAAGGGCCGTTTTGGTTTATAAAAGTAACTGGATATAAGGATTAGCCACCAAAGCCATAGAGGGTGCGTCCCTGACGCTTCAACGCATATACCACATCCATGGCCGTAACCGTCTTGCGCTTGGCATGCTCCGTGTAAGTGACGGCATCGCGGATCACATTCTCCAAAAACACCTTCAACACCCCACGAGTCTCCTCGTAGATCAGACCAGAAATACGCTTCACTCCGCCCCGACGAGCAAGACGTCGAATAGCAGGCTTAGTAATGCCCTGGATGTTATCCCGCAACACCTTACGGTGCCGCTTGGCGCCGCCTTTTCCCAAGCCTTTGCCACCCTTACCTCGCCCGGACATTGCAAACACTGAAAATGCAGAAATTTCAACACACTACTGGCAAATCTACACAGCACTTTTATAGTAACATGACGGACCTGTTTGAAAACCTCAAGAGCAGGACGAAAACCACAGTCAGTTCCCGCCCTTCTGTGCAGCTCTTTGCTGAGACACTGGAGGAAACTAGGAGGGGCCTGAGGCAACAGCAGAGCCTTGGTTGGGATTTAATAAATGCtcgtggccgggcgcggtggctcacgcctgtaatcctagcactctgggaggccgaggcgggtggatcgctcgaggtcaggagttcgagaccagcctgagcaagagtgagaccccgtttctaccaaaaatagaaagaaatgatttggacagcta encodes the following:
- the LOC123638408 gene encoding histone H4, with protein sequence MSGRGKGGKGLGKGGAKRHRKVLRDNIQGITKPAIRRLARRGGVKRISGLIYEETRGVLKVFLENVIRDAVTYTEHAKRKTVTAMDVVYALKRQGRTLYGFGG